Proteins encoded together in one Papaver somniferum cultivar HN1 unplaced genomic scaffold, ASM357369v1 unplaced-scaffold_21, whole genome shotgun sequence window:
- the LOC113340151 gene encoding cytokinin hydroxylase-like — protein MDFADLYKLSIVVQGVVSAVGLLILCSVVIIIYSCWISPVLAYRKLKRNGFKGPPPCFPLGNISDMRKKVAHKKSKVLPSDNHRQSLEITNDIHPIVFPYFSQWSRLYGKVFIYWLGTEPFLYVSDPEFIKQMSSGVMGKSWGKPKVFKEDRKPMFGNHGLLMVEGEDWVHHRHIITPAFSPSNLKAMANTMVDSANIMLDQWSNILDSNNNKHEIDVENDITKMTAEIIARTSFGSNIVNDDNGRKVFEKLRAMQLALFKSTRLVGVPFSKFIYQKQTQEAKKLGQEIDEILVSIVQSRKESIGCNDDQGQDFLGIMFQDDSKNKKLSLEELVDECKTLFFSGHETTALSLTWTLFLLALHPEWQNHLREEIKQVIGEGKLLLNDLTNISKLKKMGWVMNEVLRLYSAAPNVQRQAREDIQVGELIIPNGTNIWVDLVGMNHDSDLWGNDVNEFKPERFKDDTLHGGCKHKMGYLPFGFGGRMCIGRNLTIMEYKIVLILLLTRFSFTLSPSYNHSPAIMLSLRPTNGLPLIVQHI, from the exons ATGGATTTTGCTGATTTATACAAACTTTCAATTGTAGTTCAAGGAGTGGTCTCAGCTGTTGGCCTCTTGATTCTTTGTTCAGTAGTAATAATAATCTATTCATGTTGGATTTCACCAGTTCTAGCTTATCGAAAGCTCAAGAGGAATGGGTTCAAAGGCCCTCCGCCATGTTTCCCGCTTGGGAACATTTCCGACATGAGAAAGAAGGTCGCCCATAAGAAAAGCAAAGTGTTACCTTCTGACAATCATCGTCAATCTCTTGAAATCACCAATGATATTCACCCCATAGTGTTTCCTTACTTTTCTCAATGGAGTAGATTGTATG GAAAGGTGTTCATCTATTGGTTAGGTACAGAGCCATTTTTGTACGTATCAGACCCTGAATTCATCAAACAGATGTCTTCGGGAGTCATGGGTAAAAGTTGGGGAAAGCCAAAAGTATTCAAAGAGGAtaggaaacccatgtttggtaatCATGGACTTCTTATGGTTGAAGGTGAAGATTGGGTTCACCATAGACACATCATTACACCTGCATTCTCACCATCCAACTTAAAG GCCATGGCGAATACAATGGTGGATTCTGCAAATATCATGTTAGATCAGTGGAGCAACATATTGGACTCCAACAACAATAAGCACGAAATAGATGTTGAAAACGATATAACAAAAATGACCGCGGAGATAATTGCGAGGACAAGCTTCGGTAGTAATATTGTTAATGACGATAATGGAAGGAAAGTATTTGAGAAGTTAAGAGCAATGCAATTAGCGCTATTCAAGTCGACCAGATTAGTAGGTGTACCATTTAGCAAGTTCATATACCAAAAGCAAACACAAGAAGCAAAAAAACTAGGACAAGAAATAGATGAGATTCTTGTATCCATCGTACAATCAAGAAAGGAATCTATAGGTTGTAATGATGATCAGGGACAAGATTTTCTAGGTATTATGTTCCAAGATGATAGTAAAAATAAGAAACTAAGTCTTGAGGAGTTAGTTGATGAATGCAAGACTTTGTTTTTTAGTGGCCACGAGACAACAGCTTTGTCACTCACATGGACTTTGTTCTTACTAGCTTTGCATCCAGAATGGCAAAATCATCTTAGAGAAGAAATCAAACAAGTCATTGGAGAAGGGAAATTGCTTCTAAATGATCTCACAAATATCAGTAAACTTAAGAAG ATGGGATGGGTGATGAATGAGGTCCTGCGGTTATATTCAGCAGCACCAAATGTCCAGAGACAAGCAAGAGAAGATATTCAAGTTGGTGAACTCATAATTCCGAACGGAACAAACATATGGGTCGATTTGGTAGGAATGAATCACGACTCGGATTTGTGGGGGAATGATGTGAATGAGTTCAAACCAGAGAGGTTTAAAGATGATACTCTACATGGAGGATGCAAACACAAAATGGGGTATCTGCCATTTGGTTTTGGTGGAAGAATGTGCATTGGAAGAAACTTAACTATTATGGAGTACAAAATCGTTTTGATTTTATTACTCACTAGGTTTTCATTTACTCTTTCCCCAAGTTACAACCATTCTCCTGCTATCATGCTTTCTCTTAGACCAACAAACGGTTTACCTCTCATAGTTCAACACATTTAA
- the LOC113340150 gene encoding dnaJ homolog subfamily B member 11-like produces the protein MEVNHYVVLGLPSGKEGAKLTDAEINKAHRTKALELHPDKRPDDPNATSDFLQLQSSYEILKDEKKRKEFNNKRHISNQNVIQENANGWMILISENMLLLL, from the coding sequence ATGGAAGTAAATCATTATGTTGTTCTAGGGTTACCATCAGGTAAAGAAGGTGCAAAATTAACTGATGCAGAAATTAATAAAGCTCATAGAACAAAAGCCCTAGAATTACATCCAGATAAACGTCCTGATGATCCTAATGCAACTAGTGATTTTCTTCAACTTCAATCATCGTACGAAATTcttaaagatgaaaaaaaacGTAAAGAGTTCAATAATAAACGCCACATCAGTAATCAAAACGTGATTCAAGAAAACGCAAACGGATGGATGATCTTGATAAGCGAGAACATGCTTCTTCTGCTCTAG
- the LOC113339817 gene encoding uncharacterized protein LOC113339817: MSRMKMSRFTLVAALSLCLLLLGILYPAEAIARPITDNAGAVPNFVSLQCIGRPCRNDQESSNICISSGYSGGVCRSAVAASHGEEQVDVNRGKVQSYMQSCCW, encoded by the exons ATGTCAAGAATGAAGATGTCTAGGTTCACTTTGGTGGCCGCTCTGAGTTTATGCTTGCTTCTTCTGGGTATTTTGTACCCTGCCGAGGCAATTGCAAGACCAATTACTG ATAATGCAGGAGCAGTACCCAATTTCGTATCACTTCAATGTATAGGTCGTCCTTGCCGTAATGATCAAGAGAGTAGTAATATATGCATATCGTCAGGTTATAGTGGAGGCGTTTGTCGGTCAGCAGTTGCTGCATCACACGGCGAGGAGCAGGTTGATGTTAATCGAGGAAAAGTCCAAAGTTACATGCAATCTTGCTGTTGGTAG